Proteins encoded by one window of Arachis hypogaea cultivar Tifrunner chromosome 1, arahy.Tifrunner.gnm2.J5K5, whole genome shotgun sequence:
- the LOC112706139 gene encoding alkaline ceramidase: MVETSSFWGPVTSTTECCEKNYVYLPYIAEFYNTISNIPTILLALIGLINAVRQRFEKRFSILHVSNMILAIGSMSYHATLQNVQQQSDETPMVWEVLLYMYILHSPDWHYRSTMPTFLFLYGVVFAIAHSVFRFSVGFKMHYVVLCLLCIPRMYKYYIYTQDVAAKRLAKLFIANLVLGSIFWFCDRFFCKEISSWPINPQGHALWHAFMGFSLYFANTFLMFCRAQQRGWSPKIVYFMGVLPYVKIEKPKGQ, translated from the exons ATGGTGGAAACTTCAAGCTTCTGGGGTCCAGTCACATCCACTACAGAGTGTTGTGAAAAGAACTATGTATATTTACCTTACATTGCAGAATTTTATAATACTATCTCCAACATTCCGACAATCCTTTTGGCTCTGATTGGTCTTATAAATGCTGTTAGACAGCGATTCGAGAAAAGATTTAGCATTCTTCATGTATCCAATATGATACTTGCCATTGGAAGTATGTCGTACCATGCGACACTGCAAAATGT GCAACAGCAAAGTGATGAAACTCCTATGGTATGGGAGGTGCTGCTGTACATGTACATTCTCCACTCTCCAGATTGGCATTATCGCAGTACGATGCCCACCTTCCTCTTTCTATACGGTGTTGTTTTTGCCATTGCACATTCAGTTTTCCGTTTTAGTGTCGGCTTCAAAATGCACTATGTCGTACTCTGTCTCCTCTGCATTCCAAGAATGTACAAGTATTACATTTACACTCAAGATGTTGCTGCCAAGCGGCTTGCAAAGCTATTTATAGCCAATCTTGTATTGGGCAGTATATTTTGGTTCTGTGATCGTTTCTTCTGCAAGGAGATATCCAGTTGGCCTATTAACCCACAGGGTCACGCTTTGTGGCATGCTTTCATGGGTTTCAGTTTGTACTTTGCAAACACATTCTTGATGTTTTGCCGTGCTCAACAGCGTGGGTGGTCTCCAAAAATTGTATATTTTATGGGTGTTTTACCCTATGTGAAGATTGAGAAACCAAAAGGACAGTGA